CCGCGGACGGTGCGGGGTCGGCGGCCGGCTCGGGCCCGGCAACCGCCGCCGATCCGTCGGCCGCGACGGAGAACGCCTCCCTGTGGGGCGGACGCTTCGGCTCCGGCCCGGCGGCGGCCCTGGCCGCATTGTCGGTGTCCACGCACTTCGACTGGCGCCTGGCGCAGTACGACCTGCGGGGCTCCAAGGCCCACGCGAACGTGCTGCACGCCGCCGGACTGCTGAGCGATGACGAGCTCACCGCCATGCAGGACGCGCTGGACCGGCTCTCCACAGATGTTGCCTCCGGCACCTTCGCCGCCGCGCCCGAGGACGAGGATGTGCACACGGCCCTCGAGCGCGGCCTCATCGAGCGGGCCGGCACGGAGCTCGGCGGCAAACTGCGCGCCGGCCGTTCGCGCAACGACCAGATCGCCACCCTGATCCGGCTGTTCCTCCGCGATCAGGCCCGCGCGATCGGCGACCAGGTGCTCGATCTGGTCGACGTGCTGGTGGGACGGGCCCGGGAGGTGCACGGCGCCCCGATGCCCGGCCGCACCCACCTCCAGCACGCCCAGCCGCTGCTGCTCAGCCACCACCTGCTGGCCCATGCCTGGCCGCTGCTGCGGGACGTGGAGCGGCTGCGGGATCTGGACGAGCGGGCCGACAGCTCCCCGTACGGCTCCGGCGCGCTGGCCGGCTCCAGCCTGGGCCTGGACCCCCAGGCGGTCGCGGCGGAGCTGGGCTTCTCGGACTCGGTGTGGAACTCGATCGACGGGACCGCCTCCCGCGACCTCACCGCCGAGTTCTCCTTCGTCCTGGCGATGATCGGGATCGATCTGTCGCGTCTCGCCGAGGAGATCATCCTGTGGAACACCAAGGAGTTCTCGTTCATCACCCTGGATGACGCCTACTCCACCGGCTCCTCGATCATGCCGCAGAAGAAGAACCCGGACATCGCCGAGCTCGCCCGCGGCAAGGCCGGCCGGGTGGTCGGTGACCTCGTGGGCCTGCTGACCACGCTCAAGGCGCTGCCGCTGGCGTACAACCGCGACCTGCAGGAGGACAAGGAACCGGTCTTCGACCAGGTCGACTCGCTCGATCTGGTGCTGCCGGCCTTCACCGGGATGATGGCGACGCTGGTGTTCCACACCGAGCGCATGGCCGAGCTCGCCCCACAGGGCTTCTCGCTCGCCACGGACATCGCGGATCACCTGGTGCGTCGCGGGGTGCCCTTCCGCTCGGCGCACGAGATCTCCGGGGCCTGCGTCAAGGTCGCCGAGGAGCAGGGCAAGGAGCTGTGGGATCTCACCGATGAGGAGCTGACCTCGGTCTCCGAGCATCTCGACGGGTCCGTCCGCTCCGTGCTCTCGGTGGACGGCTCGATCGCCTCCCGGGACGCCAAGGGCGGCACCGCACCGGTGCGCGTCGCGGAGCAGGAGGACGCCGCGGACGCGGCAGCCGCTGCCCTGCGTCGCTTCACCCGCGACCGCTGACCCGCACCGGCCCCGGACCGGGCCCGGCGTTCGGCCCGCCGGCTCGGGCCGGGTCAGGGCCGGAGCCACGCCCCGCCGCCGGGAGATGGGATGATGACCGTCGGGCCCCGCACACGGGTGTCCCGTGCCCCACCGAGAGGAACCGAACGATGCATTCCGTCCTGGACGAGCTCGCCTGGCGAGGACTCGTCGTGCAGACCACCGGGCGCGAGGCGCTCGGCAGCGCTCTGGCGGACGGACCGGTCAGCCTGTATTGCGGTTTCGACCCGACGGCGGCATCGCTCCACGTCGGCCACCTGACGCAGGTGCTCACCATGCGCCGCCTGCAGCTGGCCGGCCACCATCCCTACGCTCTGGTGGGCGGAGCGACCGGTCTGATCGGCGATCCTCGGATGTCCGGCGAGCGGGTGCTCAACGACTCCGAGATCGTCGGGCAATGGGTGGACAGCCTGCGCGGGCAGATCTCCCGGTTCCTCGACCTCGAGGGCGAGTTCGCCGTGACGATGGTGAACAACCTCGACTGGATCGGGCAGATGAGTGCTCTGGACTTCCTGCGTGACATGGGCAAGCACTTCCGCATGGGCACCATGCTCGCCAAGGACACCGTGGCGCGGCGACTGCAGAGCGATGAGGGGATCAGCTACACCGAGTTCAGCTACCAGGTGCTCCAGGGCATCGACTACCTCGAGCTGCACCGCCGGCACGGGGTGTCCCTCCAGTACGGCGGGAACGATCAGTGGGGGAACCTCCTCGCGGGAGTCGACCTGATCCACAAGGTCGAGGGCCATGACGCCCATGCATTGACCACGCCCCTGGTCACCAAGGCGGACGGCTCGAAGTTCGGCAAGAGCGAGGGCGGGGCCGTCTGGCTGGACGCCGAGCTCACCAGCCCGTACGCCTTCCATCAGTTCTGGCTCAATGCGGCCGATGCGGACGTGGTGAACTACCTGAAGTACTTCACGTTCCGCACCCGCGAGGAGATCGCGGAGCTGGAGCACGTCACCGCGGAGTCCTCGCATCAGCGCACCGCGCAGAAGCTGCTCGCCGACGACCTCACCACGATGGTCCATGGTGAGCAGGCGACGTCCCAGGCGAAGGCCGCGGCTGCGGTGCTCTTCGGCCGCGGAGACGTGCGCGAGCTCGACGGCCCGACGCTGCAGGCGATCGCGCGCGAACTGCCCGGGGCCACGATCTCGCCCACCACCCCACTGGTGGAGGCATTCCTCGAAGCGGGGATCGCCGCCTCCAAGGGCGCGGCGCGTCGGGATGCTGACGGCGGAGGGCTCTCCGTCAATGGCGAGAAGATCAGTTCCGAGGACCTGCAGAGCGAAGCAGGTGACCTGACAGCTCTGCCGGGCGGGCATCTGCTGCTGCGTCGCGGTCGCAAGAACGCGGCGATGATCCGCCTCGCCCAGCGATAGTTCGCAGGCCGGCCACCGCGCCGACGCACGAGCCCCGGGAGACGTCCACCTGACGTCATCCGGGGCTCGTCCCGTTCTCGAGGAGCATTCCGAGCGCACCACGCACCGGTGACGCATCCGGGCCGGAGGATGATGACCGAGCAACGGAGCCGGCGGAGCTACGGGACCGCCACCGAAACTGTCAAGTCGACGATAAGGGTCGGTGACCCCCCTCTCAGACGTGGGTCACATCGTGGCGCGCGAGCGCTTTCCGCGGACCAGGAAAGCGCCGCTGACCTGCACGAATACACTTGCAGGGAGGTGGTCGACGGGCGAATCGGCCGGCTTGACGGACCCCCGGGCGACCCGTAATGTTCTTTCTTGTCAGCAGCGAGAACGCAGACACGGCGGGCCGGAAGCCTCCTCACGGAGAGCGGACGGAACGACGCGGAGCGGGACGGCTGAGGGCCGCTGGATCGGGAGACCGGGACGGCGCGGGTGACCAGGTCGCCGGGAGGATCGCACGCCGATCCGAACGAGACCGGGGACACGCCCCGCGGAGTTGGACTGGGCCGCGAAACACTGCTAGAGTGGTGATTCGCGCCGGGACGACGAAGCAAAAATTCGTCGGAGGAATCCTTCCCCCGGCACTCCGAGCCTCTGACTCGAACCGCAGCAGCGGGACGAGATGGATGTGCGCGTGTTGCTTGATATCTCAATAGCGTGTCTGTTTATTGATGCCATTTGTTTGAATGGCAAGTATACGGATGATACAGCAGTTTAATTTGCTGGTTGTTTGGTTATTTTGTCAGGATATTGTTTTTCATGTTTTTTCATGGAGAGTTTGATCCTGGCTCAGGACGAACGCTGGCGGCGTGCTTAACACATGCAAGTCGAACGATGACGACGGGGCTTGCCCTGTCTGATTAGTGGCGAACGGGTGAGTAACACGTGAGTAACCTGCCCTTCACTTCGGGATAACCTCGGGAAATCGTGGCTAATACCGGATATGAGTTCCTGCCGCATGGCGGGTGCTGGAAAGATTTATCGGTGAAGGATGGACTCGCGGCCTATCAGTTTGTTGGTGAGGTAATGGCTCACCAAGGCGATGACGGGTAGCCGGCCTGAGAGGGCGACCGGCCACACTGGGACTGAGACACGGCCCAGACTCCTACGGGAGGCAGCAGTGGGGAATATTGCACAATGGGCGAAAGCCTGATGCAGCGACGCCGCGTGGGGGATGACGGCCTTCGGGTTGTAAACCCCTTTCAGTAGGGAAGAAGCGAAAGTGACGGTACCTGCAGAAGAAGCGCCGGCTAACTACGTGCCAGCAGCCGCGGTAATACGTAGGGCGCAAGCGTTGTCCGGAATTATTGGGCGTAAAGAGCTCGTAGGTGGCTTGTCGCGTCTGCCGTGAAAACCCGAGGCTCAACCTCGGGCGTGCGGTGGGTACGGGCAGGCTAGAGTGTGGTAGGGGAGACTGGAACTCCTGGTGTAGCGGTGAAATGCGCAGATATCAGGAAGAACACCGATGGCGAAGGCAGGTCTCTGGGCCATTACTGACACTGAGGAGCGAAAGCATGGGTAGCGAACAGGATTAGATACCCTGGTAGTCCATGCCGTAAACGTTGGGCACTAGATGTGGGGGACATTCCACGTTCTCCGCGTCGTAGCTAACGCATTAAGTGCCCCGCCTGGGGAGTACGGCCGCAAGGCTAAAACTCAAAGGAATTGACGGGGGCCCGCACAAGCGGCGGAGCATGCTGATTAATTCGATGCAACGCGAAGAACCTTACCAAGGCTTGACATGCACCGGACGACTCCAGAGATGGGGTTTTCTTCGGACTGGTGCACAGGTGGTGCATGGTTGTCGTCAGCTCGTGTCGTGAGATGTTGGGTTAAGTCCCGCAACGAGCGCAACCCTTGTTCTATGTTGCCAGCACGTGATGGTGGGGACTCATAGGAGACTGCCGGGGTCAACTCGGAGGAAGGTGGGGACGACGTCAAATCATCATGCCCCTTATGTCTTGGGCTTCAAGCATGCTACAATGGTCGGTACAATGGGTTGCGAAACTGTGAGGTGGAGCGAATCCCAAAAAGCCGGCCTCAGTTCGGATTGGGGTCTGCAACTCGACCCCATGAAGTCGGAGTCGCTAGTAATCGCAGATCAGCAACGCTGCGGTGAATACGTTCCCGGGCCTTGTACACACCGCCCGTCAAGTCACGAAAGTCGGTAACACCCGAAGCCAGTGGCCCATCCTCGTGAGGGAGCTGTCGAAGGTGGGATCGGTGATTGGGACTAAGTCGTAACAAGGTAGCCGTACCGGAAGGTGCGGCTGGATCACCTCCTTTCTAAGGAGCATCACCAATTATGGTGGCCATTTTCTCACCCGAGTGTGGTGGGGATGGTTGCTCAAGGGTGGAACATCAATGAATGGGCACTTCGCTGGTGATACCGGCTCCAGTACGGCCTTCGGGTCTGGAACGAGTGGTGTGACTGGTTCGAGGTGGAGACACGCTATTGGGTTGTGAGGCTGCACGCGGCCCCGACGAGGCCTACCTTCGGGTGGGTCTTTTCTGGGGTGTGTGGCTGGTCCTCCCTTGCATCGCTGCCGCTATGGCGGGGTGGTGTGGGTGTGGGGTTGTTTTTTGAGAACTGCATAGTGGACGCGAGCATCTTGTAAGCAATATTTGTAGAGCGCGAAGAGTCTTTGTGTTGCCGTAAGTTTTAAAGGGCGCACGGTGGATGCCTTGGCAAGAGGAGCCGACGAAGGACGTGGGAGTCTGCGTTAAGCCTCGGGGAGTTGACAACCTAGCTGTGATCCGAGGATGTCCGAATGGGGAAACCCACCACGAGTCATGTCGTGGTACCCATCACTGAATGTATAGGTGGTGTGGAGGGAACGCGGGGAAGTGAAACATCTCAGTACCCGCAGGAAGAGAAAACAATAGTGATTCCGTGAGTAGTGGCGAGCGAAAGCGGAGGAGGCTAAACCTGGTCTGTGTGATACCCGGCAGGGGTTGCAGGTTGGGGGTTGTGGGACGTATCAGAACTGTCTGCCGGCGGTTCGGCGTGGACGTGCAGTGGTAGTCGAAGTCGTGTTGAGTGCGATGGCGTAGAGGGTGTGACCCCCGTAGACGAAACTGCTGCATGGCGTGATGCTGTTCCCGAGTAGCACCGGGCCCGTGAAATCCGGTGTGAATCTGCCAGGACCACCTGGTAAGCCTGAATACTACCTCTTGACCGATAGCGGACAAGTACCGTGAGGGAAAGGTGAAAAGCACCCCGGGAGGGGAGTGAAATAGTACCTGAAACCGTGCGCTTACAATCCGTCGGAGCCTTTTGGGGTGACGGCGTGCCTTTTGAAGAATGAGCCTGCGAGTTAGTGGTCGGTGGCGAGGTTAACCCGTGTGGGGTAGCCGTAGCGAAAGCGAGTCTGAACGGGGCGTTCAGTCGCCGGCTCTAGACCCGAAGCGAAGTGATCTATCCATGGGCAGTGTGAAGCGCGGGTAAGACCGCGTGGAGGCGCGAACCCACTTCAGTTGAAAATGGAGGGGATGACCTGTGGATAGGGGTGAAAGACCAATCAAACTTCGTGATAGCTGGTTCTCCCCGAAATGCATTTAGGTGCAGCGTTGCGTGTTTCGTACCGGAGGTAGAGCACTGGATAGGCGATGGGCCCCACCGGGTTACTGACCTTAGCCAAACTCCGAATGCCGGTACGTGAGAGCGCAGCAGTGAGACTGTGGGGGATAAGCTTCATAGTCGAGAGGGAAACAGCCCAGAACATCAGCTAAGGCCCCTAAGCGTGTGCTAAGTGGAAAAGGATGTGGAGTTGCTGAGACAACCAGGAGGTTGGCTTAGAAGCAGCCACCCTTGAAAGAGTGCGTAATAGCTCACTGGTCAAGTGATTCTGCGCCGACAATTTAGCGGGGCTCAAGCACACCGCCGAAGCTGTGTCACTCAGACCTTAGTGTCTGGGTGGGTAGGGGAGCGTCGTACAGCCAGCGAAGCTGCGGGGGAACCCAGTGGTGGAGGCTGTACGAGTGAGAATGCAGGCATGAGTAGCGAAAGACGGGTGAGAAACCCGTCCGCCGATTGATCAAGGGTTCCAGGGCCAGGTTTATCCGCCCTGGGTTAGTCGGGACCTAAGGCGAGGCCGACAGGCGTAGTCGATGGACATCGGGTTGATATTCCCGAACCGATCGTAGGAGGACCCATACCGAGGCAGTCGATGCTAACCACCCGAGCTGTTCCCATACCCTTCGGGGTGTGGAGAGTGGTGAGGCTGGGAACCAAAGTTGTAGTAGGTCAGCGCGAGGAATGACGCAGAGAGGTAGCTTCCGCGGACTTAATGGAATAGTCCGTCTAAGCGTGCAGCCCGGCCCCGGGTAATGCTGGGGCCATGAGGGTGAGACGTGATGGGGATCCCGTATGGGCGTAGGTGAGTGATCCTGTACTGCCAAGAAAAGTTCCGGCGTGACGAATACGGTCGCCCGTACCCTAAACCGACTCAGGTGATCAGGTAGAGAATACCGAGGCGTTCGAGAGAATCGTGGTTAAGGAACTCGGCAAAATGCCCCCGTAACTTCGGGAGAAGGGGGGCCCGAACCGTGAGAGCGGTGAGGGCCGCAGAGACCAGGGAGAAGCGACTGTTTACTAAAAACACAGGTCCGTGCGAAGTCGTAAGACGCTGTATACGGACTGACGCCTGCCCGGTGCTGGAAGGTTAAGAGGACCGGTTAGAGCTCTTCGGAGTTCGAAGCTGAGAATTTAAGCCCCAGTAAACGGCGGTGGTAACTATAACCATCCTAAGGTAGCGAAATTCCTTGTCGGGTAAGTTCCGACCTGCACGAATGGCGTAACGACTTCTCCACTGTCTCAACCGCGAACTCGGCGAAATTGCATTACGAGTAAAGATGCTCGTTACGCGCAGCAGGACGGAAAGACCCCGGGACCTTTACTATAGTTTGATATTGGTGTTCGGGACGGCTTGTGTAGGATAGGTGGGAGACTGGGAAGCATTCACGCTAGTGAGTGTGGAGTCATTGTTGAAATACCACTCTGGTCGTTCTGGATTCCTAACCTCGGTCCGTGATCCGGATCAGGGACAGTGTCTGATGGGTAGTTTAACTGGGGCGGTTGCCTCCTAAAGAGTAACGGAGGCGCTCAAAGGTTCCCTCAGCCTGGTTGGCAATCAGGTGTTGAGTGTAAGTGCACAAGGGAGCTTGACTGCGAGACAGACATGTCGGGCAGGTGCGAAAGCAGGAACTAGTGATCCGGCACCTCATTGTGGAATGGGTGTCGCTCAACGGATAAAAGGTACCCCGGGGATAACAGGCTGATCTTGCCCAAGAGCTCATATCGACGGCATGGTTTGGCACCTCGATGTCGGCTCGTCGCATCCTGGGGCTGGAGTTGGTCCCAAGGGTTAGGCTGTTCGCCTATTAAAGCGGTACGCGAGCTGGGTTTAGAACGTCGTGAGACAGTTCGGTCCCTATCCGCTGCGCGCGTTGGATATTTGAGAAGTCCTGTCCCTAGTACGAGAGGACCGGGATGGACTGACCTCTGGTGTG
The window above is part of the Brachybacterium vulturis genome. Proteins encoded here:
- the tyrS gene encoding tyrosine--tRNA ligase, with translation MHSVLDELAWRGLVVQTTGREALGSALADGPVSLYCGFDPTAASLHVGHLTQVLTMRRLQLAGHHPYALVGGATGLIGDPRMSGERVLNDSEIVGQWVDSLRGQISRFLDLEGEFAVTMVNNLDWIGQMSALDFLRDMGKHFRMGTMLAKDTVARRLQSDEGISYTEFSYQVLQGIDYLELHRRHGVSLQYGGNDQWGNLLAGVDLIHKVEGHDAHALTTPLVTKADGSKFGKSEGGAVWLDAELTSPYAFHQFWLNAADADVVNYLKYFTFRTREEIAELEHVTAESSHQRTAQKLLADDLTTMVHGEQATSQAKAAAAVLFGRGDVRELDGPTLQAIARELPGATISPTTPLVEAFLEAGIAASKGAARRDADGGGLSVNGEKISSEDLQSEAGDLTALPGGHLLLRRGRKNAAMIRLAQR
- the argH gene encoding argininosuccinate lyase translates to MSQDGTAPTGSSAAADGAGSAAGSGPATAADPSAATENASLWGGRFGSGPAAALAALSVSTHFDWRLAQYDLRGSKAHANVLHAAGLLSDDELTAMQDALDRLSTDVASGTFAAAPEDEDVHTALERGLIERAGTELGGKLRAGRSRNDQIATLIRLFLRDQARAIGDQVLDLVDVLVGRAREVHGAPMPGRTHLQHAQPLLLSHHLLAHAWPLLRDVERLRDLDERADSSPYGSGALAGSSLGLDPQAVAAELGFSDSVWNSIDGTASRDLTAEFSFVLAMIGIDLSRLAEEIILWNTKEFSFITLDDAYSTGSSIMPQKKNPDIAELARGKAGRVVGDLVGLLTTLKALPLAYNRDLQEDKEPVFDQVDSLDLVLPAFTGMMATLVFHTERMAELAPQGFSLATDIADHLVRRGVPFRSAHEISGACVKVAEEQGKELWDLTDEELTSVSEHLDGSVRSVLSVDGSIASRDAKGGTAPVRVAEQEDAADAAAAALRRFTRDR